agtaaggatattataagcagcaaggatagcaggggcagaagcggcaacaggtgcaggggtagtaggagtagtaataagaatattaagagcagtgcaagttacaaggacaagggacaaagtaaggacagtagagatagtaagagtatcaggagcagcgagaacagaagccgtaggattgatagcgaagatattaagagcagcaaggaaagcgaaagtagcgagggtagtaagagcagcgacaagaggagcggtagcggccgccgaaaccgcagttaccgcaggtggaggaggcgtaggaggtaaggggcagaagagagcagtagagacagcgggaacagcggggaaagcgagagcagcaagaaggacggggatagtagagatagaggaagtggcgagagcagaagcagtaatagggaggattgcggaatgcggaggagtaagagcggtaggagtaagagtagcaagagcaggacgtagaagtaagagccgtaggagcaggagcagtaagaatagcaggagtagcaagggtaggagctttaaaggcggcagcaacgagggtgttacaagcagcgaaaataataggagcagggagagtggtcgcagtaaggatagcgatagaagcgaggttggcgacagcagggacagtagtagtagcaagaatagcgagagtagcgagagcaatagcagtgagagctagagcattaagagtagcagcaataagagcagtaaccgtaggagtaggcgcattaagagtaaaagctgcaggagtaagagcagtaagggcggaaatagtaggagcgtaattagcgagagcaggagcagcgaggacagcaggagcagctggaatggcgagagcagcaaggacggagtggatagcaagaataggaagcgtaggggccgcagtggcgatatttgtagaagcggcagtaaacacaggtgtagtagtagccgtaggagtaataacgagcatgttaaaagcagcaaggacggcaggaacagcgggagttgcaatagtagaacccgtaaccgtaattgaatagacagtaagagtgatagtcgcgatagaaggaaaagttacaagaatagcagccgtagccgtggtagaagcaagagtaattataatagaggcaaagatagtaacagtagtaagagtaataagcacagtaagggtatagtaagagcaaaagtttaaagaagagttatttatgttaaaaataagtatgcaggtataaagcaaagaaaagaaagattcgaaaagagagagtataaagttggtgagattcataatcgatagatgaggtaggtaaaacaggtatagtttgtagtatatatagatagtgtttaagaaagaaatcaagcatAGAATTAAGTAGGATTTAAGGATTAGgattgtagtagaagacagagcaagttattaggaatacattaataagaagatagaagaaaagattaagtttatataaaagtagagtcataagaagaagatataaataaaaaagatataagagattatgtttcaataatattaaaaagagatgttagaaaagaaagaagaataaaagaaacccgatataatttaagaggagtatagtaaagggaatagaagataggtagaagaagaaagagagagaaagataaggaagtttatagagaaggacataagaagcaaaagataaagagaaagaaggagaagtaaagaaaatagaaagagaagtaaagaaaagaaagagaagtaaagaaaaatATAGAGCAAGTAAAGAGAGAGTAGCAAGAACAGCAGTAGTAATAAGGATAAGGATAGAGTTAAGGTACAGTACAATAATGCATAGTGGGTATTTAAGCAACAGTAGTAAGACGAGGCAGGCCGTGTTGGACGTGCATACAGTAGGTAGAGTTTAAGTTTACCGACGCAGAATAGTGATAGAGGTATATAGGGTAGTAGATAATGCGATGCGGTATATAGACGGCGGTAGGCGAAGGACAGAGCCGACACAATATACAACAGTATTAGAGAACTAAGAGGTAGTaggcaaaggagatagttgaagaagtatttaggtTGTGTTTAGTATAGCGAATGGTATAACGTGTGTATACAAGcaataagaagataatagATACGGAGGAGATTAGACAGCAGATATAAAAGATTGTTAGTTTCGAGGGTATTTATAGCAAGGTTGTTAGGATTAGTATAGGGAAGCAAGAATAGAGTAGCATAGGGATAGATAGGAGGTTAGTAGAACAGAGAGTTAAAGTAAATTTAATAGAGGGATTCGTAAGACAGTTTTAGAGCAAGTAGGGGTTAGGGTGTACAGAAACGAATAGGTTAATAAGAGAGTTTTATTAGAGTCAGCCGTTTATAATAGAGGAGAACAATAAACAACAGAGGTTATTGCAGAGAAGGGTATAGGCCGAGGtaaagggaagaagagagaagataTAGTGGCAATAGGAAAAGTTTCCGAGTTAGGGTATTTAGTAGATGTTATATAGATTAAGTGATAAAAGCGAGTAAATTAGATTAAAAATAAGGAGAGATAGAAATagatgaagaggaaaggaaagaagagagaggaacagaagagagagaggggaaggatggatgtggtggagaggagagatgaggaGGGGCAGGGAGGGTtggagcagcaggagcaggagcaggagcgacaaggcgggtggcggaggtgaatacagcagcggcaacaggagtttagggaggtagagtagtgAGGTAGGGAATTAGGATGGTAGGGGAATGGATAGGGAATATGCAAAGGGGCGGATAATGGGCGAAGCGAGGAAAATATAGGGAGATGTtggtgaggggagggggAAGTGTAAAAGAAGCGATTACGATTGTTTTAGAGCCGATTCAGTTTAAGGGTTATTAGgggcgtttttggtgggaGGTAGAGTAGGAAAGGAATTGTTAGGGCGGTATTAGAAGGTAAGAGATGCAAATTAACAGTATAAAGGAGTATTCACGGGGGGTTTATTAGGGCAGCGTTTAGGTAGAGGGAGGTAGGAAAGCGTTAGGGGCGGGGTTAAAGGGGAGAAGAGGATTTATAGTAGATAAGACAGGGTTAGGGGTATAGAAGGAAGaaagggttagggttacagAATGAAGAGAGGGATAGGTAAGAAATGAATAGAAGAATAAAAATATTCATAAGGAGATAAAGGAGGATTAGATTACAGGCAAAATAAGGTAGAAGAGCAATTCGTTAGGTAGTATGTAGAGGGGAAAGAGTGGGTAATAAGATATAGAAGGCGAGTATTAGAAAAGTATTTGGAGGGGCAAGGAGGCGAAGAGAgatataaagaagaggaggagagattTTTAGTGTGTAGACAAGCGGACAAGGAGATAGACAGCAGCAAAGAGCAGTAATAAAGAGGAGATATAGTAGAGAGGAGGGTAGAGcagtaggagcaggagcgacaaggcgggtaGTAGAGTTTAATACGGCAGTGATAACAGGAGTTTAGGCAGGTAGAGTAGTAAGACAGGCAATTAGGATAGTAGGGGAATAGATAGGGAATATGCGAAGGGCGGGTGATAAGCAAAGCGAGGACAAAATAGGGAGATGTtagtgacggggaggagaaaTACAAAAGAAGCAGTTAAGATTGTGTTAGAGTAGATTTGTATAAGGGTTATTCGTTATGTATTTAGTAGGGAGTTAGGCAGGAGAAATGTAAGGGGTAGGAGAGGAATTGTTCGGGGCAGTATTGGATAGTACGAGACGCAAATTGATAGTGTAACAGAGTATTAATAGGGGGGTTAATAGAGGAAGAGGTAGGGTAGAGGGAGGTAAGAGAGTAGTGGAGGGCGCGGTTAAAGGGTTAGGGGTAGAgagaggaagggtcagggagaggaagggtcagggagggtagagaggat
The sequence above is a segment of the Pyrenophora tritici-repentis strain M4 chromosome Unknown M4_contig_00031, whole genome shotgun sequence genome. Coding sequences within it:
- a CDS encoding ComEC, membrane metal-binding protein — protein: MLVITPTATTTPVFTAASTNIATAAPTLPILAIHSVLAALAIPAAPAVLAAPALANYAPTISALTALTPAAFTLNAPTPTVTALIAATLNALALTAIALATLAILATTTLLPLLLLLFLLLLLLRLLLLRPALATLTPTALTPPHSAILPITASALATSSISTIPVLLAALAFPAVPAVSTALFCPLPPTPPPPAVTAVSAAATAPLVAALTTLATFAFLAALNIFAINPTASVLAAPDTLTISTVLTLSLVLVTCTALNILITTPTTPAPVAASAPAILAAYNILTSTSYLLQLIYTSGYCYCYCYSPTFAILATLTVLTILAVLTILAVLIILAASAVLTILAVLVVLAASAVLSTLTALTILAVPAVLAIATINLIVNSLAVRPFLALPLLLLLSSQSSQSP